A genomic window from Bradyrhizobium lupini includes:
- a CDS encoding tetratricopeptide repeat protein, giving the protein MRFLIQWSGVGLLFALSFVAAHAATGGEPAAVPQVDIAPCLAAAAADDIDKAATACAAVIDNEKTAKGDLIKALIARGGLYARHDQVDRAIADDSRALELDSGLADIFNARGELWLRKGDKPKAVQDFGAALKIDPNHEKAKPNHKAMAREIERIGAQMAVAGKPSFICKGVRRPVEKAICANRELADLDREIFAANARVLREARNAGEAKALQREQDDFIARRNAGFGRPGYDLKKAMQERLQRLNGVDGY; this is encoded by the coding sequence ATGCGTTTTCTCATTCAATGGTCCGGCGTCGGGTTGCTCTTTGCGCTCTCGTTCGTTGCGGCTCATGCTGCGACCGGCGGCGAGCCGGCCGCGGTGCCGCAGGTCGACATCGCGCCGTGCCTCGCGGCTGCCGCAGCCGACGACATCGACAAGGCCGCCACGGCCTGCGCCGCCGTGATCGACAACGAGAAGACGGCGAAAGGGGACCTGATCAAGGCGCTGATCGCGCGCGGCGGGCTTTATGCGCGGCACGACCAAGTCGACCGCGCGATCGCCGACGACAGCCGCGCGCTGGAGCTCGATTCCGGTCTCGCCGATATCTTCAACGCGCGGGGCGAACTCTGGCTAAGGAAGGGCGACAAGCCCAAGGCGGTGCAGGATTTCGGCGCGGCGTTGAAAATCGATCCGAACCACGAGAAGGCCAAGCCCAATCACAAGGCGATGGCGCGCGAGATCGAGCGGATCGGCGCGCAGATGGCAGTCGCGGGCAAGCCCAGTTTCATTTGCAAGGGTGTGCGCCGTCCCGTCGAGAAGGCGATCTGCGCCAACCGCGAGCTCGCAGATCTCGACCGCGAGATCTTTGCCGCCAACGCGCGCGTGTTGCGCGAAGCCCGCAATGCAGGCGAAGCGAAGGCGCTTCAACGCGAGCAGGACGATTTCATCGCCCGCCGCAACGCCGGGTTCGGCCGGCCGGGGTACGATTTGAAGAAGGCGATGCAGGAGCGGCTGCAGCGGCTCAACGGGGTGGACGGGTATTGA
- a CDS encoding tetratricopeptide repeat protein — MCGTHPSAQMLSFAKISFRSLLLSAAMSVVLVAPASAGVDCVIGSKAAPAELIPACSAIIDQASNPSLDRAAALLVRADANARTSGGLTQALRDIDRAIALDGKNAKAWRLRGDLLREAGGDLNRAAADLSKAIELDPQDSESYELRGVVYTNQHRLDRALADYDQAIRLKPDNAQAWSDRGVTYYLGGDNEKAIRDLSEALRLDPNRPRSYTNRGAAYKKLGQLDKSVADDGEAIRLDPKVPEYYDNRGLALAAMGEYDKAIADYDQALRLAPRPNFFTNRGDSYHLKGELGAALSDYEAALKLDPNFAQTYNNRAVLYKKMGERRKALADYETALRLDPGNDNAAAGRRAMIAEIAKFGGEPLRPLAANSDNGPSFDCATAKREVEKVICADPQLGVLDRHIAETYERVLKSAGSRFAGGLRRTQRDFLTTRNTSFGRPGYDLRKVMQERLQRLNAMDS; from the coding sequence ATGTGCGGCACGCATCCTTCCGCGCAAATGCTCTCGTTTGCAAAAATCTCGTTTCGCTCGCTCCTGCTCAGCGCGGCAATGAGCGTCGTTCTCGTCGCCCCTGCTTCGGCCGGCGTCGATTGCGTAATCGGGAGCAAGGCCGCTCCGGCTGAGCTGATCCCGGCCTGCAGCGCCATCATCGACCAGGCCTCGAATCCATCCCTCGATCGCGCCGCGGCATTGCTGGTGCGCGCCGACGCCAATGCGCGAACCTCGGGCGGCCTCACGCAGGCGCTGCGAGATATCGATCGCGCCATCGCACTCGATGGCAAGAACGCAAAAGCCTGGCGCCTGCGCGGCGATCTCCTGCGCGAGGCCGGCGGCGATCTCAACCGCGCCGCGGCGGACCTCAGCAAGGCCATCGAGCTCGATCCGCAGGATTCGGAATCTTACGAGCTGCGCGGCGTCGTCTACACCAACCAGCACCGGCTCGACCGCGCGCTTGCCGATTACGACCAGGCGATCAGGCTGAAGCCTGACAATGCACAGGCCTGGTCCGACCGCGGCGTGACCTATTATCTCGGCGGCGACAACGAGAAGGCGATCCGCGATCTCAGCGAGGCGTTGCGCCTCGATCCGAACCGGCCGCGCAGCTACACCAATCGTGGCGCCGCCTACAAGAAGCTCGGCCAGCTCGACAAGTCGGTTGCCGACGACGGCGAGGCGATCCGGCTCGATCCGAAAGTGCCCGAATATTACGACAATCGCGGGCTGGCGCTGGCCGCGATGGGGGAGTACGACAAGGCGATTGCCGATTACGATCAGGCGCTCCGGCTGGCACCGCGGCCGAATTTCTTCACAAACCGCGGCGATTCCTACCACCTGAAGGGCGAGCTTGGCGCGGCGCTGAGCGATTACGAGGCCGCGCTGAAACTGGATCCGAATTTCGCGCAGACCTACAATAACCGCGCCGTGCTCTACAAGAAGATGGGCGAACGCAGGAAGGCGCTGGCCGACTATGAGACCGCGCTGCGGCTCGATCCCGGCAACGACAACGCCGCCGCCGGCCGCCGTGCCATGATCGCGGAGATTGCGAAATTCGGCGGCGAGCCGCTGCGGCCACTCGCGGCGAATTCCGACAATGGCCCGTCGTTCGATTGTGCCACTGCGAAGCGCGAGGTTGAGAAGGTGATTTGTGCCGATCCGCAGCTGGGGGTGCTCGATCGCCATATCGCCGAGACCTACGAGCGCGTGCTGAAATCGGCCGGGTCCCGCTTCGCCGGCGGCCTCCGTCGCACCCAGCGCGATTTCCTCACCACCCGCAATACGAGCTTCGGCCGCCCCGGCTATGATCTCAGGAAGGTCATGCAGGAGCGGCTGCAGCGGCTGAATGCGATGGATAGCTGA
- a CDS encoding propionyl-CoA synthetase, with amino-acid sequence MNVRGNIDGKSLYHEVYARSLADPKGFWAEVAKEIDWIEPPKKIFDPSQGVYGRWFSGGVVNTCYNALDRQVERGRADQVALIHDSPLANSVTKFTYAELLAEVQALAAIMQDFGVAKGDRVILYMPMVPEAVVAMLACARIGAVHSVVFGGFAAKELATRIDDAQPKLILSASCGIEPGRIVQYKPLLDEAIRLAGAKPKACIVLQRPQLVCALTPGRDYDWAGLRRKAMNDGKKAPCVPVAATDPLYILYTSGTTGIPKGVVRDNGGHLVAVKWSMFNLYGVKPGEVWWCGSDIGWVVGHSYIVYGPLLHGATSIMYEGKPVGTPDAGAFWRVISEHKAVAFFTAPTAFRAIRKEDPEGRFIRQYDLSTFRTLFLAGERADPPTVEWAEQQLKVPVIDHWWQTETGWCIAGNPVGLGQLPVKHGSPTVPMPGYRVDVVDEAAKPVGPNTMGSIVIKLPMPPGCLPTLWNQDERFKEAYLTEFPGYYKTSDAGYKDDGGYVFVMGRTDDIINVAGHRLSTGGMEEILASHPDVAECAVLGVKDAIKGEVPCGFLVLKAGVKRAPAEIEKEIVALVRDKLGPVAAFKLAITVGRLPKTRSGKILRGTIKKIADGEAWTMPATIEDPKVLDEIGDALKGRV; translated from the coding sequence ATGAACGTCCGAGGAAACATCGACGGAAAAAGTCTCTATCACGAGGTTTATGCGCGCTCGCTGGCTGACCCCAAGGGCTTTTGGGCCGAGGTGGCCAAGGAGATCGACTGGATCGAGCCACCGAAAAAGATCTTCGATCCCTCGCAAGGCGTCTACGGCCGCTGGTTCAGCGGTGGCGTCGTCAACACCTGCTACAACGCGCTTGACCGTCAGGTCGAACGCGGCCGCGCCGACCAGGTCGCGCTGATCCATGATTCGCCGCTGGCAAATAGCGTCACCAAATTCACCTACGCCGAACTGCTGGCCGAAGTGCAGGCGCTTGCCGCCATCATGCAGGATTTTGGTGTCGCCAAGGGCGATCGCGTCATCCTGTATATGCCGATGGTCCCCGAGGCCGTCGTCGCGATGCTCGCCTGCGCGCGCATTGGCGCGGTGCACTCCGTGGTGTTCGGTGGCTTTGCCGCGAAAGAGCTCGCCACCCGCATCGACGATGCGCAGCCAAAGTTGATTCTGTCGGCGAGTTGCGGCATCGAGCCCGGCCGGATCGTGCAGTACAAGCCGCTGCTCGACGAGGCGATCAGGCTTGCGGGGGCAAAGCCGAAGGCCTGCATCGTGCTGCAACGTCCGCAGCTCGTCTGCGCCCTCACGCCCGGCCGCGACTATGATTGGGCGGGCCTGCGCCGCAAGGCGATGAACGACGGCAAGAAGGCGCCTTGTGTGCCCGTCGCCGCTACCGATCCGCTCTACATCCTCTATACGTCAGGCACGACCGGCATTCCCAAGGGCGTCGTGCGCGACAATGGCGGCCATCTCGTCGCGGTGAAATGGTCCATGTTCAACCTCTATGGCGTCAAGCCGGGCGAGGTCTGGTGGTGCGGCTCCGACATCGGCTGGGTGGTCGGCCACAGCTACATCGTCTACGGCCCGCTGCTGCACGGCGCGACCTCGATCATGTATGAGGGCAAGCCGGTCGGCACGCCCGATGCCGGCGCGTTCTGGCGCGTGATCAGCGAGCACAAGGCTGTCGCCTTCTTCACTGCGCCGACCGCGTTCCGCGCGATCCGGAAAGAAGATCCGGAAGGAAGATTCATCCGACAATACGACCTGTCAACCTTCCGCACGCTGTTCCTGGCCGGCGAGCGCGCCGATCCGCCGACGGTGGAATGGGCGGAGCAGCAGTTGAAAGTGCCGGTGATCGACCATTGGTGGCAGACGGAGACCGGCTGGTGCATCGCCGGCAATCCGGTCGGCTTAGGCCAACTGCCGGTGAAGCACGGCTCGCCGACGGTGCCGATGCCCGGCTATCGGGTCGACGTGGTCGACGAAGCGGCAAAGCCGGTCGGTCCGAACACCATGGGCTCGATCGTCATCAAGCTACCGATGCCGCCGGGCTGCCTGCCGACGCTGTGGAATCAGGACGAACGGTTCAAGGAAGCCTATCTCACCGAATTCCCCGGCTACTACAAAACGTCGGATGCCGGCTACAAGGACGACGGCGGCTATGTCTTCGTCATGGGCCGCACCGACGACATCATCAATGTCGCCGGCCATCGGCTCTCCACCGGCGGGATGGAGGAGATCCTGGCTTCGCATCCCGATGTCGCCGAATGCGCGGTGCTTGGTGTCAAGGACGCGATCAAGGGCGAGGTACCCTGCGGCTTCCTGGTGCTCAAGGCGGGTGTGAAGCGGGCCCCGGCCGAGATCGAGAAGGAGATCGTCGCGCTGGTGCGCGACAAGCTCGGTCCCGTTGCCGCGTTCAAGCTCGCCATCACCGTCGGCCGCCTGCCTAAGACGCGATCCGGAAAGATCTTGCGCGGCACGATCAAGAAGATCGCAGATGGTGAAGCTTGGACCATGCCGGCGACGATCGAAGACCCCAAGGTGCTGGACGAGATCGGCGATGCGCTGAAGGGGCGGGTGTGA
- a CDS encoding DUF1013 domain-containing protein, whose amino-acid sequence MSNAPLMPKATAVWLLDNTALTFDQVADFTKMHPLEVRAIADGDAAQGIKGMDPLSNGQLTREEIEKGENNPDYRLRLQESKVVLPPQPKRKGPRYTPVSRRHERPSAILWLLRNHPELKDAQIMRLVGTTKSTIASVRDRTHWNTSQLTPIDPVTLGLCSQIELDFEVARAAKEKPIDAAYGGATLLPASETTKKDEYEPAERSSDDLNVDAVFAKLKTLGGKKQDQEEE is encoded by the coding sequence CGCGCTGACCTTCGATCAGGTCGCCGATTTCACCAAAATGCACCCCCTCGAGGTGCGCGCGATCGCCGATGGCGACGCCGCCCAGGGCATCAAGGGCATGGATCCCCTTTCCAATGGCCAGCTGACCCGCGAGGAAATCGAGAAGGGCGAGAACAACCCGGACTACCGGCTCCGCCTCCAGGAGAGCAAGGTGGTGCTGCCGCCGCAGCCCAAGCGCAAGGGCCCGCGCTACACCCCGGTCTCGCGCCGCCACGAACGCCCGAGCGCCATCCTCTGGCTGCTGCGCAACCATCCCGAGCTCAAGGACGCCCAGATCATGCGCCTGGTCGGCACGACCAAGAGTACGATCGCGAGTGTCCGCGATCGCACCCACTGGAACACCTCCCAGCTGACGCCGATCGATCCCGTCACCCTCGGCCTCTGCTCGCAGATCGAGCTCGATTTCGAGGTCGCGCGCGCGGCGAAGGAAAAGCCGATCGACGCAGCCTATGGCGGCGCCACTTTGCTGCCGGCCTCAGAAACCACCAAGAAGGACGAGTACGAACCCGCGGAGAGGTCCAGCGACGATCTCAACGTCGATGCTGTGTTCGCCAAGCTGAAGACGCTCGGCGGCAAGAAGCAGGACCAGGAGGAGGAGTAA